The following are encoded in a window of Kitasatospora fiedleri genomic DNA:
- a CDS encoding TetR/AcrR family transcriptional regulator — translation MTEPPAPSAPQSQADLSRERIVAAATALFAERGYDGTTTRTIAAAAGLNVATVAYHVGGKGELYREVMRRAHEAERAAVAGALREFGARAGADPTGAAVAFADRYLDFCLERPDVPALWMRRWLADAAEFGGLEEEYTRPLLESVRDALAAALPGVPPERAELAVWTVLWTVHGFCRSMIRGQVPRFRAHLHALVLRELGIGGTP, via the coding sequence ATGACCGAGCCACCGGCGCCGAGCGCGCCGCAGAGCCAGGCCGACCTGAGTCGGGAGCGGATCGTCGCGGCGGCGACCGCGCTGTTCGCGGAGCGCGGGTACGACGGGACGACCACCCGGACGATCGCCGCCGCCGCCGGGTTGAACGTCGCCACCGTCGCGTACCACGTGGGCGGGAAGGGCGAGTTGTACCGCGAGGTGATGCGGCGGGCGCACGAGGCCGAGCGGGCGGCGGTGGCGGGGGCGCTGCGGGAGTTCGGGGCGCGGGCGGGGGCGGACCCGACGGGGGCGGCGGTCGCCTTCGCGGACCGGTACCTGGACTTCTGCCTGGAGCGGCCGGACGTGCCCGCGCTGTGGATGCGGCGCTGGCTGGCGGACGCCGCCGAGTTCGGCGGTCTGGAGGAGGAGTACACCCGGCCGCTGCTGGAGTCGGTGCGCGACGCGCTGGCCGCCGCGCTGCCCGGAGTGCCGCCGGAGCGCGCCGAGTTGGCGGTGTGGACGGTGCTGTGGACGGTGCACGGCTTCTGCCGGTCGATGATCCGCGGGCAGGTCCCCCGGTTCCGGGCCCACCTGCACGCGCTGGTGCTGCGCGAGCTGGGGATCGGGGGGACGCCGTGA
- a CDS encoding MFS transporter, whose protein sequence is MSAGGIGRRELAGYALGSVGTGIHATVPGLLLLYFMTDALGVPAGVAGLVVALPKAWDALFNPTVGAASDREALRTGRRGRILLAGALALPVAFAAMFLSPLTGAGAAAWVAVTFVLASSAFALFQVPYVALPAEMSDRPEVRTRITVWRIVCLTVGILVAGGLAPALVSLAGGGRRGYAAMGAVIAVLLLATLLVPALGARRVAARPGPEPLGLRAALRTARGNRAFFALLGAFVLQAAAVAIMLAAAPYTATYWLGGYGLTSVLFVCLVAPSAVAVPLWGRAAARWGRLRCLGAATALFALAAAALWPTAGTGAARVTATLVLCALLGVAYAALQVLPLSLLPDTVHADAARTGRLQSGAFTGLWTAGETAGLAAGPGLFSLALAAAGFASSTTDHPVAQTATARAGVLLGFSLVPAVLMLASLPALRAYGRRRAASPAVVVDSPAGELP, encoded by the coding sequence GTGAGCGCCGGGGGCATAGGCCGGCGGGAGCTGGCCGGGTACGCGCTCGGCTCGGTCGGGACGGGCATCCACGCGACCGTCCCCGGCCTGCTGCTGCTCTACTTCATGACCGACGCGCTGGGCGTGCCCGCCGGGGTCGCGGGCCTGGTCGTCGCGCTGCCGAAGGCCTGGGACGCGCTGTTCAACCCGACCGTCGGCGCCGCCAGCGACCGGGAGGCGCTGCGCACCGGCCGCCGCGGCCGAATCCTGCTGGCCGGCGCGCTCGCGCTGCCCGTCGCCTTCGCCGCGATGTTCCTCTCCCCGCTGACCGGCGCCGGCGCCGCCGCCTGGGTGGCCGTCACCTTCGTGCTGGCCTCCAGCGCGTTCGCCCTGTTCCAGGTCCCGTACGTGGCGCTGCCCGCCGAGATGTCGGACCGCCCCGAGGTGCGCACCCGGATCACGGTGTGGCGGATCGTCTGCCTGACCGTCGGCATCCTGGTCGCGGGCGGCCTGGCCCCCGCCCTGGTGTCGCTGGCCGGGGGCGGGCGGCGCGGGTACGCGGCGATGGGCGCGGTGATCGCCGTCCTGCTGCTGGCGACGCTGCTGGTGCCCGCGCTGGGCGCCCGCCGGGTGGCCGCCCGGCCCGGCCCCGAGCCGCTCGGCCTGCGGGCCGCGCTGCGCACCGCGCGCGGCAACCGGGCGTTCTTCGCGCTGCTGGGCGCGTTCGTGCTGCAGGCCGCCGCGGTGGCGATCATGCTGGCCGCCGCCCCGTACACCGCCACCTACTGGCTGGGCGGCTACGGCCTGACCTCGGTGCTGTTCGTCTGCCTGGTCGCGCCGAGCGCCGTCGCCGTGCCGCTGTGGGGCCGGGCCGCGGCCCGCTGGGGCCGGCTGCGCTGCCTGGGCGCCGCGACCGCGCTGTTCGCGCTGGCCGCCGCCGCGCTGTGGCCCACCGCCGGGACGGGGGCGGCGCGGGTCACCGCCACCCTGGTGCTGTGCGCGCTGCTCGGCGTGGCGTACGCGGCGCTCCAGGTGCTGCCGCTGTCGCTGCTGCCGGACACCGTGCACGCGGACGCGGCGCGCACCGGGCGCCTGCAGTCCGGGGCGTTCACCGGCCTGTGGACGGCGGGCGAGACGGCCGGGCTGGCCGCCGGGCCCGGGCTGTTCTCGCTGGCGCTGGCCGCCGCCGGTTTCGCCTCCTCCACCACCGACCACCCCGTCGCGCAGACCGCCACCGCCCGGGCCGGCGTCCTGCTCGGCTTCAGCCTGGTCCCGGCCGTGCTGATGCTGGCCTCGTTGCCCGCCCTGCGGGCGTACGGGCGGCGGCGGGCCGCCTCCCCCGCCGTTGTCGTCGACTCGCCTGCTGGAGAACTCCCGTGA
- a CDS encoding pyridoxal phosphate-dependent decarboxylase family protein, with amino-acid sequence MTDRQNGLPAVGRPAEELLAELRALTAADLPTRGGRTTAYTYDAGRPEVRAAAEGAYLAMLEVNGLDPTAFPSTVALERQVVGAVAARLGGDGRTPGIFTSGGTESILLAVKAARDARPEVAEPEIVVPATAHAAFFKAGTYLRVKVVAVPVDPATFRAVPEAVAAACTDRTVLVVASAPSYAHGVVDPVAAIAAAAAERGLPCHVDACVGGWLLPWLAEAGAEVPPFDLSVPGVTSLSCDLHKFGYAPKGASVLLFRDQAMRLAAYFACAQWPGYPVVNSTVQSSKGAGPLAGAWATLQALGADGYRELGRSALAATRRLIAGVGEIDGLRVLGSPDATLVAIGTEGEEPPDLWELADESRERGFFLQPQLSVDGLPASLHLTLTGVSGEGVEDLLAALRASVAAVRARGPVAPPTEILALLDQLDFTTLDDATFAALLPATGLDLSPGSTTRMAGVNRLLDGLPPHLRDRLATRFLSALYSPYLDA; translated from the coding sequence GTGACGGACCGTCAGAACGGGCTGCCGGCCGTCGGCCGCCCCGCCGAGGAGCTGCTCGCCGAGCTGCGCGCCCTCACCGCCGCCGACCTGCCCACCCGTGGCGGGCGCACCACCGCCTACACCTACGACGCCGGGCGGCCCGAGGTGCGGGCCGCCGCGGAGGGCGCGTACCTGGCCATGCTGGAGGTCAACGGCCTCGACCCGACCGCGTTCCCGAGCACCGTCGCCCTGGAGCGGCAGGTGGTCGGTGCGGTCGCCGCCCGGCTCGGCGGGGACGGGCGCACGCCCGGCATCTTCACCAGCGGCGGCACCGAGTCGATCCTGCTCGCCGTCAAGGCCGCCCGGGACGCCCGGCCCGAGGTCGCCGAGCCCGAGATCGTGGTGCCCGCGACGGCGCACGCCGCGTTCTTCAAGGCCGGGACGTACCTGCGGGTCAAGGTCGTCGCGGTACCGGTCGACCCGGCGACCTTCCGGGCGGTGCCGGAGGCGGTGGCGGCGGCCTGCACCGACCGGACGGTGCTGGTGGTCGCCTCCGCGCCCTCGTACGCGCACGGGGTGGTCGACCCGGTCGCCGCGATCGCCGCGGCGGCGGCCGAACGCGGCCTGCCCTGCCACGTGGACGCCTGCGTGGGCGGCTGGCTGCTGCCCTGGCTGGCCGAGGCCGGGGCCGAGGTCCCGCCGTTCGACCTGTCGGTGCCCGGCGTCACCTCGCTCTCCTGCGACCTGCACAAGTTCGGGTACGCGCCCAAGGGCGCCTCCGTGCTGCTCTTCCGCGACCAGGCGATGCGGCTGGCCGCGTACTTCGCCTGCGCGCAGTGGCCCGGCTACCCGGTGGTCAACTCCACCGTCCAGAGCAGCAAGGGGGCCGGACCGCTGGCCGGGGCCTGGGCCACCCTGCAGGCCCTCGGGGCGGACGGCTACCGGGAGTTGGGGCGTTCGGCGCTCGCCGCGACCCGGCGGCTGATCGCGGGCGTCGGGGAGATCGACGGGCTGCGGGTGCTCGGCTCGCCGGACGCCACGCTGGTCGCGATCGGCACCGAGGGCGAAGAGCCGCCGGACCTCTGGGAGTTGGCGGACGAGTCGCGCGAGCGCGGCTTCTTCCTGCAACCCCAGCTGAGCGTCGACGGCCTGCCCGCCAGCCTGCACCTCACCCTCACCGGCGTCAGCGGGGAGGGCGTCGAGGACCTGCTCGCGGCCCTGCGCGCGAGCGTCGCCGCCGTCCGGGCGCGCGGGCCGGTGGCACCGCCCACCGAGATCCTCGCCCTGCTCGACCAGCTCGACTTCACCACCCTGGACGACGCGACCTTCGCCGCCCTCCTCCCGGCCACCGGCCTCGACCTCTCCCCCGGCTCCACCACCCGGATGGCCGGCGTCAACCGCCTCCTCGACGGCCTCCCCCCGCACCTGCGCGACCGGCTCGCCACCCGGTTCCTCTCCGCGCTGTACAGCCCCTACCTGGACGCGTAG
- a CDS encoding WXG100 family type VII secretion target, producing MLSVGPDGSGGSGGSGDGFQVEPGELDGAGQTAGSVAEQVPGGTSRVLGASDDAEAGLRGWTTGGELNACTDEWKRLLDGLSAEMDRQGGNLRRTAANYRRAEQDAAGGLTGR from the coding sequence GTGCTGAGCGTGGGGCCGGACGGCAGCGGCGGCAGCGGCGGCAGCGGCGACGGGTTCCAGGTGGAGCCGGGCGAGTTGGACGGGGCGGGGCAGACCGCGGGGAGCGTCGCCGAGCAGGTGCCCGGCGGGACCTCGCGGGTGCTGGGGGCGTCGGACGACGCCGAGGCCGGGCTGCGCGGGTGGACGACCGGCGGGGAGCTGAACGCCTGCACCGACGAGTGGAAGCGGCTGCTGGACGGCCTCTCCGCCGAGATGGACCGGCAGGGCGGCAACCTGCGGCGGACCGCCGCCAACTACCGCCGGGCCGAGCAGGACGCGGCCGGCGGACTGACGGGGCGGTGA
- a CDS encoding alpha/beta hydrolase encodes MDVPTLRDADPDRLFTAADAYASLAAAFAGHTDTWRDGVDGRVRDSGWRGRAADGARQSLARTTGKLTAAHLELARIAPVLREGAEAFLLARSKLRAALAEADAGGFAVSDDGGVSWPPPSAAERHDPDAPDRSRRGTELRDRIADALSEAAHADQVTAQRLRRYTDDARTGAGLDPGTAAMRLNSAVLGALNPFGGPEDLVRAGMPGQDAPPSEVNAWWKSLPPDEQQRLIRAYPAELGNRDGLPTPARDQANRITLDRMVQDLSSRTDLSDGDRKKLEGFRAIQDRLRDDTGKQPPAYLMVIGDQGQGRAAIAYGNPDTADDVVAYVPGLNTEVKNMGGGDANRARDLWQSAHDLDPSRSTASIAWLGYDTPQVKGLSPDMFAVAGKERAEQGGAAYQEFLQGLRASHEGQPAHLTALGHSYGSLTVGQAAQRPGGIPADDIILVGSPGTGAQQAGQLGVGADHVWVGAAEHDPVSHLPSHDDAKGIGIGAGIGGVLAGPLGAVAGGFLGDKIAGHGDPHELWFGQDPASGEFGAHRFDVADGPLGFESHSDYWNQGDGRDGHSLRNMGLIVSGHGDRVSGQEYR; translated from the coding sequence ATGGACGTCCCCACGCTGCGCGACGCGGACCCGGACCGGCTGTTCACCGCCGCCGACGCGTACGCCTCGCTGGCCGCCGCGTTCGCCGGCCACACCGACACCTGGCGGGACGGGGTGGACGGCCGGGTGCGCGACTCCGGCTGGCGCGGCCGGGCCGCGGACGGCGCCCGGCAGTCGCTGGCCCGGACCACCGGCAAGCTGACCGCCGCGCACCTGGAGCTGGCCCGGATCGCGCCCGTGCTGCGGGAGGGCGCGGAGGCGTTCCTGCTGGCCCGCTCCAAGCTCCGGGCGGCGCTCGCCGAGGCGGACGCGGGCGGCTTCGCGGTCTCGGACGACGGCGGGGTCTCCTGGCCGCCGCCGAGCGCCGCCGAACGGCACGACCCCGACGCCCCCGACCGCTCCCGACGGGGCACCGAGCTGCGCGACCGGATCGCCGACGCGCTGTCCGAGGCCGCGCACGCCGACCAGGTCACCGCCCAGCGCCTGCGCCGGTACACCGACGACGCCCGGACCGGCGCCGGCCTGGACCCGGGCACCGCCGCGATGCGCCTGAACAGCGCGGTGCTGGGCGCGCTCAACCCGTTCGGCGGCCCCGAGGACCTGGTCCGCGCGGGCATGCCGGGCCAGGACGCCCCGCCGTCCGAGGTCAACGCCTGGTGGAAGTCGCTGCCGCCGGACGAGCAGCAGCGCCTGATCCGGGCGTACCCGGCCGAGCTCGGCAACCGCGACGGCCTGCCGACCCCGGCCCGCGACCAGGCCAACCGGATCACCCTGGACCGGATGGTCCAGGACCTGTCCTCCCGCACCGACCTGTCCGACGGGGACCGGAAGAAGCTGGAGGGCTTCCGGGCGATCCAGGACCGGCTCCGCGACGACACCGGCAAGCAGCCCCCCGCGTACCTGATGGTGATCGGCGACCAGGGCCAGGGCCGGGCGGCGATCGCCTACGGCAACCCGGACACCGCGGACGACGTGGTGGCGTACGTGCCGGGCCTGAACACCGAGGTCAAGAACATGGGCGGCGGCGACGCCAACCGGGCCCGCGACCTGTGGCAGTCCGCGCACGACCTCGACCCGAGCCGCTCCACCGCCTCGATCGCCTGGCTGGGGTACGACACCCCGCAGGTCAAGGGCCTCAGCCCGGACATGTTCGCGGTGGCCGGGAAGGAGCGCGCCGAACAGGGCGGCGCGGCCTACCAGGAGTTCCTGCAGGGCCTGCGCGCCTCGCACGAGGGGCAGCCCGCGCACCTGACCGCGCTCGGGCACAGCTACGGCTCGCTCACGGTCGGCCAGGCCGCGCAGCGCCCCGGCGGCATCCCCGCGGACGACATCATCCTGGTCGGCTCGCCCGGCACCGGCGCGCAGCAGGCCGGCCAGCTGGGCGTCGGCGCCGACCACGTCTGGGTGGGCGCGGCCGAGCACGACCCGGTCTCCCACCTGCCCAGCCACGACGACGCGAAGGGCATCGGCATCGGCGCGGGCATCGGCGGGGTGCTGGCCGGCCCGCTGGGCGCGGTGGCCGGCGGCTTCCTCGGCGACAAGATCGCCGGGCACGGCGACCCGCACGAGCTGTGGTTCGGCCAGGACCCGGCGAGCGGCGAGTTCGGGGCGCACCGCTTCGACGTCGCGGACGGCCCGCTGGGCTTCGAGTCGCACTCGGACTACTGGAACCAGGGCGACGGCCGGGACGGGCACTCGCTGCGCAACATGGGCTTGATCGTCTCCGGCCACGGCGACCGGGTGTCCGGACAGGAGTACCGATGA